TCTAGAAGTTCTTGAGAAGTGTTAGTATTTATTTCTGAGGAAAAGTGATTGCTTATGTTATTAGAGATTCACTAGACACATACCTAAATAAAGTTAGAAGGTAAAATTCCTTGGATATCAGAGAAGTGTCCCTACAATACTCTGATTTTATAAGCTAACAACACCTTTTTAGCTACTTATAGCCTAATGGTAGGGTTTTAACAATGAGGGATATGAAGAAGGTGCAGCATCTCCTTGGAGGTGCATAGATAAAGGAGAACAACAGACATAATTTGCAGAATTCTGACTAGATAcacaagggggaaaaaatcacTGTATGGGTGGTCAAATAATGGACCAAGTTCTACAGAGAAGATGTGGAATCACCATCCATGGAGATACTTAGAACTCAACCAAATGTGTCTCTGAGCAAATAACTGGATAATTCCCtggctggactggatgatctccagagcttccttccaacctaaatttcTCTAAGATTCGATGATTATGATTACATGAAGATCTCTTTCACATTCACACATATCATGTGATGTCACTGTGTGAGCTCATATCAGCCCCTTGATATCATAATATCAGTCTTTTGGAGTTATTTTCTGTTCTTATTTTACACTATGTCAATCCTCACAGACACTGAGAATTTTTAAGTCAGATAATTGTGTTTGCTGACCTACCCTAAGCATGACAATGGTCATATGTTATTAAATATGATTTAATTAACTGTTTTTTTGGGACACCTTACCTAGTAAGGCTTGATAGCAAGATTGCTATTTTTTCACAGCAAATGTGGCTTTATAACTACTAAAGCTAGTGCTACCTGTATTGTGAAGTTTCACCATTTTTGGCCTATGTAGATGGCCTCTTATTCTGGTGGAGATAGTTTGGAAGTGTCTTGGAATATCTGTATCAGTTATAGGCAGCTTGCACGTATTTCTTCTTGGGTGAAATGAAAAATTTAATTATACGAAAAAAATGCAAATTGCTGCCAACTGTGTTAACTGTGAGAGAGTTGCATTATCTTCTAACATAAATTGTCAGTGAATTGAAGAAAAGACGTTTTGGAAGCTGATCTGATTACTGTCAGGGAAAGTGCTCAAACTCAATTGTTGGCAAATGTCCAGTACCCATCACTGAACGATCATCACCTCATCATTCAGTCTTCTCAACTGACATGCAAAACAACATCCAAATATTCATTGCACATCTGTGCTGGACAGATTATGCATTAGCAATTCAAATCAATTCAATGTACAGGCAGTTTCTGTAAAGGCGTCTGTTTGGGTGAGATGCCTTGTTGTCTGGGATGGATAATAAGGCAACTCTGTCTAATCTTGGAGAACAATCAGCCCATCTTGAGAAGGTGACTGACTACGTATGCTCTTGCCCTGACAGCGCTAGAACAATGCCCCCATAATGCACTTGACTCAGCTGGTAATAAAATCTACTTTTGATTAGCAGCCATGGCTTGTGTCAATCACTGCGTGATGTACCATTGTCCTCTGGTCCTGAACACAGTTTATTTACAGGGAAACAAAAGCTTTTTGGATATGGCTGCTGCCCAGAGATTGCAAAATAGATTGAGCTGTCAGCCTCACACACTAGATGAAGATTAATGAGTTGTGCAGACAATAAATATGAAGCAATGACCATAAATATGCTAATAGGTATTATCCATATACACTATAATTGCTACAAAAATTAAAAAGTAGTGTAAAGGAAATAGGTCAGAGGGTGACAGATAGATAATCTTGGATGCTGAAGATCTTTGGTTCAGTCAGATTCTCTACAGGTTTATTTCCTTCAATTAGACCCTTCAAAAGATTAATTGTTTAAAAGCTGTTTGAATAATCTCTTTTGAAACAGAGGTTTATGGGAAAATGTTTATGAAAAAGTGACTTCAATGAACGTGTTATTGAAATAAAAAAGGTGAGTACCAAAAGCAGAGATTAATGTCTCTGATCAGCTGCCCAGCTTCACTGTGAGGTAAATATTTCTAAGTGTCACACTAGTGGGGACTGCAAGGAAAACATACCAAAGAGTCATCAGTTTATATCCACAAACACAAGAGACTAAGGTCCTTCCAAGCAAAATATAGAAGAGTTGCCTGCAGATCTGATTGCATTGGCTTGTTTGATGTTTTCATCTTAGCCTATTTCcccttcttttatttcttttttccctttttaatttaAGAAGAGAAGAATGCCCACCACTCAGATTTTCAGAGTACTTCCAATCCAGCCTCTGGCTTTCCAATTCCTTTCAAAGAGCACATAGTCTAGATTTTTGACACCTATGGGTTTCATTTGTACTTGAAACTCAGAGAGTTAAATGTTAGCTCTGTATTTAAGTGTTGCAGCACCTAAGGCTACTGAAATTGTAGTGACACTGAAAATAAGAGCAGTCATACTCTTGGTATTCATGGCTTTGACTCCTTGGTCTCTCAGGCTTAGAAGTGCCACTGGATGCTTTTCAGGTCAGCTCACACCACCCACCCCCTCaacaatttttttgtttctggAATGGGTAAGTTAACTTATCCAGATATTCCCCAGGTACAATTTGCTGTTATGATGCCAAGCTCTGTGATAAAACTgaattgttttggtgtttttttttttttctttccatactTTAACTAGAAGTTGCACCATTTAGCTCTTAAAGTATCACTGCTTGGATTTTGACAAATAGTCCACAAAGACTTACAACTGCCTGACTGCTTCTGTGCCAGCTTCCTTGAAAACACAGCTGCACATTAACTACACTTGCCTAATATCTTGGAAGTCACCTTTTCTAACTATAAATGCCAGTAaaacaaagcacaaaaaaaaaaaaaaagaagggagggAACCATTTAGGAAAATGTCTCACACAAAGCTGCTCAGTCAAAGGAGAGGCACACCTTTCTGGAAGAATCAATGGAGAAAGAGGACCTCTGGAAGCTGCAGGCTCAAGAACTGTGTTCTTGTTCCCAATCCCACTTCAGCAGTGCCACTGTGTCTTTCTAAATTGGAGGCTGCCTGTGACACTGTGATGTCAATGCCACACGTTGCCAGGGCACAGCAAGGTGCTGTCCCACCAAGGGAGCTGAGCACAGCAGATCCAGAGATGATAAGGCAGATAGAACGTAGAGTCCAAATCATTGGGCAAGTTTGTAGGGTGAAGTCCAAGGCTTCCCTTGAATCCCTCCAGTGGCTTTCCTTTCCTTATTACACCGAGTTTCTTCATCTCATTTTTATGAGACTTGTAGTAATTTCTTCTTTCCTTGCTTATGTCTCTGCCAATCTGAATTGCCTtgagacactttttttttttttttaataaaactttcATTATATctagttttaattatttttagttAAACAACTTTGTGTGTGTCCATTATGATTTGTGGTTCAGGACTGAGTAAATTGTCACTTCATATAGAGTCTCTGCAGCTTGTAAAGCCTTCATTTTCCTTGGCTTTGCCAGACTTTACCATCATTTCCTAATGGGCTGTTTGCAATATTAAATAAATTATACTAACAAAACACTGAAAGATTTTACTATTTTTGAAGGAGGGTTCTGCAGCAATATGTACAAAGAAACTGacatttttggttttattgtgACTTTTAAGAAGGCCGGTAGCATTCACTGTCTTACTCTTATGTGGAATTTTTAACTGCATTTAAGCTTCAACTTTAGATATTTTAtaacattaattaattaaaatgatACATGAGGAACCTGAGAAATTATGGGTTGAAGATACACCATAATTACAGAAGACTTAATGCAAGCAGAgtagaaaacaaaaataacttgCATTAGAATTAAGGAAACTAACATACATGAATTAAAGAAAAGTTGAATGAAAGAGAAGAGTTAAAAGATCACTGCTGCCTTAGAGGTATGTGGGCCAGATATCCCACTGGTCAGATAAACAGCACATATAAGAGGAGAGGAACAGACTTCATAGCCTTTGTTCTATAACCCAGCATGTACAAGATATAGATATCACACTATTGTGAAAACACTATAGTTTTGTTCTGTATATTCCCTCTTTGAGAACCATTCCTGTGGTTTGTGAGCTAATCAGATATTCCTCTTTACCTAAGGGAGGTCCATGGATTTTTAATGAGCCTTATTTACACTCCTGGCTAAGAAAGGCTGTGATAAAGGCATGTGTGCCATTTGCAAAGGCCTGTTCATTAAAGGCAGAGGCTCTGCTTTAGAGGGACTTGCAGAACAAGTCCCTCTaaagagggaagaacaaagcatCTGTGTCAATCTGCTCATATGACACAAGGTCCCCTCATGGTTCCTTCCATATAGAAATTAATTCCAACCACCCATTGTTAGCTAGGTTCTGATTTCCAGCTCTGTGTGAGCCAGTGTTTTCAGGGGTAGCTGTACCACAGCTGAACTCTGGGTGTGGTAACCAACCCACCTGAAGTCTCTGCATGCCACCACTTTACTGCCTTTTTCTCTTGTCTTTACTCAGAGTTGTAGGAATACTTAAAACAATGCAGTACCTTCTACAGATGCAATTCAGTGCAATAGGTTGCAATGCAAAAGAGTTAAGAAGCAGAGCTTTCAGCTGCTTCAGTTGCCAAGCAATGACTCCTGCACCAGTAATTTGTTTTAGTATCACAAGAGGAAATTAGTTGGTTTGCCTGAATTCCATCTTGGCAACAGCAACAAAAAGACCTATTGATAAAGTTCAGTTTCGTTTCCTGGCTGAGAATAAGTTTCAGTTTCTATTCTCCCTTACCATGGCAGCagtttcatttcttctctgtttcatttCTTCTCTATCAGCTGGAGAGTGTATAAAAAGGTGGGCTGAGCAGTCCCTGAGCAGTCCCTGAGTGCTTCCCTGGAATTCTCACCAGCAGCAAGCAGCATGTCTGACCAGAACGTCCGCAACGCTGGCTTCACTTCCTCTGGGATCACAGGAGGATCCCTTGCTTCATCACTGATGTCCCACGAAGCCAGAGCCTCTGGGGGAGGTGTGCCTTCTGGTGGCCCCACTTCTACTCTCCAGCAAATGGGTATGAGCAATTCTGTGTGTGACCCTGTGTGTGGTTTTGTAGTTTGGTGCATAGAATCAGGCAGCTGTTCCTCCTTGAAAAAAGCTTGCCAAATAATCTCTTCTCTCCTACATTTCTGAATGGTACTGGAGAAAGAAGATTCCTCCATTTAACTGTGTGCTATTAGCAGGATGTTATTAAGGGTGTTTCCTGTGTGTGCACATACTATGCATGAATGAACATATACATATGTGATCTTAATGAGGTTTTGGACAGTCTTTATTTGAAGTTTGTGCTATCTCTCCATTCTGCCAGGAACCATCAAAAATATGAAGAGTCATGATAGCAACAAGCAATGATGCACTTATGCAAGAACATGATTTGTGTAGCTACATTTCATATTAATTATCATATTTCCCTTACTCTTTACTCACATCCATACAGGGGGAACTCCTAAAACTCTGTAGAGGAGAGAAATTTGTCTCTTGCAGTCCAAGAGACAAATTCATGAAGGGAATGTATATACACCCCTGACATCCCCTATCAAAGTGCTAAAATAAGGCATAGCTGCCTTTCACATGAGCTAACCCTGCAGGtggctgctgttctgctgctgcctgggagcaGTCCCTGCCCAGACAACTCTTGGCACTTGTTTAACCCCAGATCCCATGGGATTTGTGCACAAGGTAttctccctgccagagctgcctgtgtgacctgATTCAGCAGGATCCTCTCAGCAGGCATGCCTCCACAGAACAGAGTGCCCCCTGCAATCCTGCTTTACCCAGCAGCTCAGTATTAGCTCTCTGACCTTGGATAGATGCTTCCAAACCCCTTCTGCGCTCAGGGTCTCAGGCCCACATGTCCCATGTGTCAGAGGATTGCCAGCCAGCAGGCTGATTATAGGTGGGCATCTCTGGCATATTGGTCTACCACTGGTCTACTACTGCCAGAATCAGCAGGTACAAATCCGAAAGTTGGAGCTGAATGTGACTTCTCCAGCCATAAAATGGGTGGTTGACCAGGTGAACTGGCCAGGGTCCAGATTCAGGGCATCTTTTAATAGCCAAAAGTGTGTTAAGCTTGATTGAAAGGAAataagttggatttttttttaagatatgaTTTACAATGCCAATATTATTAATAGAGTGAGGCCCTCTAGGCAGTGAGTGACTAGGTGACATAAGGGTCATTCAGAGACATACTGCATCTGACTCCTGTGAGGCATTCTTTAATTTTCTCATTGTATGATTTGAGTATAGGTTGCTGAATACAGTGATTATTGAATATTCAGTAGGAAAGAGCTTAAGGAATAGTAGCAGCCAAGGGACAGAAGATGAGAGAAAGTCAGGAGAGGAGGGGGACAGAGTGAAAAGCAGAcaggagagctgctctcaggCACCACACTGGCTCAGCAGCAGAAATCCTGATATGCAGGAGATGCCAGGGGCTCATTCTAGTGATAAGTTAGTCAGATGCACAAGCTCCTTCTGTTACAGACCAGGGTGGTACAGCACACTCATAACCAGTGGCAAACTCTTCAATGGAGATGCCCTATAGAGAGCATGAAGCTGTCAGTTCTAAGCTAAAACACTGAAGATTTTTATCTCTCTGTGTGCTGGGAATTTttataagaaacagaagcaaaatAAGCATTTAACTATGCTTAGTTTTATTCTTGTAACCTCTGTGTTACTATAGTCTTTTAAGAAAAGGACCATTTTGGTGAAGAGAAGTCTGCATGGCTCAAGGAAACCTTAGCCATGCCGACAGGAGATATTCCAAAAGAGCTTTTATCCATGTGGAAAATGCTAGCTCTGTAACATTGCCAAGACAGGTGTGAGctttggctccctgcagcaggagagCTTGCCACACATTCTTTGCCTGATTGAGAGCTAAAAGGGCCTGATTTCATTTCCGCAGGTGCTCACTGAAATCTCTCCAAACACATCTTCTTAACCTTTTCATTCAGACTGTAACCCTTCCTCCCCCCAGAACAAACAGGCTCCAAGGAGCCGCTGATTCTGCAGTGGGGCATGAGTATTGTTCAGTGTCACTTTACAGAAGATGCTATAACAAGCTCATCACCAAAATATTTGAGCATCCTCCAGGAATGCTTTAAGCATTATCACTAACATTTGTCATCACTGATGCTTTGCTCCTCTCCCAGGAGAAGAAGAGTTTGCAAAGGAATATTTTGCTTGGGGCTTATTTAGACTGAGGTGAAGAAATACATATTAATTGGCCACTGGCTACCACAACTTGTGGTACTTGAATTTTACAGGTATCTATTACAGGTTTATGTGAGGGAAAGTGAAGTGAAAGGAACATGTTCATCACCTGGAATAGAAAGTGCAACAATTCCTAGTTTCTACAGAAGTTTGTTCCACAGTCCTCAGGCAACTCCGGAGAAAAGTGCAATTTCAGCAGAGGCAAATTGTGCTGAAACTATTCTGGAGATCCAGGTTTATCAAAAACAGTCTGTGCAAGAGCCATAGATTTTCTGAGAGTTCTGGGGTGTTCTGGGGGTTCCTCAACAGTACTGATAATATCCTTTCCCCAAAGTGGCAGCTAAAAAGCAGTAGACTGACAGAACAAGCAAAGTGATCAGCAGACATCTCGCATATTGATACATAAGCTAGCCTTGAATTGTTTTAAAACACAGTAGTTTGTAATTGTCCTGTAAGgttccttcattttttgccagtAACATGTCCTTTGTGACTGTCCTAGGTGCCAGGGGCACAACCCACTCATCAGGTTACACCAGCAGCGGGATCTCTGGTGGATCCAGGGCCTCTGACACAATGTCCAAGGAGGCCACAGCTCATGGAGGTGGAGTTCCCAGGGGAGGCACAACTTCCACTGTCCAGTCCATCTGTAAGTGAGAGCCGTCTTGATAAATTAACAAATGATAAATTAACAAATGAGCACTCAGCAATACTTCAGTTCATTTACTGTACATTTACTAGATGAAGGGATGCAAGTAACAGGAGTGGCTGCTTTGTATTTGAAACAATATTACTATGGTTTGTTTCTTTAAACTTGGTGGGAAGATGAAACTGGGGAATTAGTGAAAATAACTTTGCCACAAACTTGCAAAGGTATGAGTGGACAGCAGAGTCAAAAATCTGAAACACggtgacagaaaaaaaaacccaatggaCTTTTAGATTATGCTTTCatcagcaccacagtggcagttCAATAGTTCTTTTTCAATTACAAATTTAGTATTAAACCAAGGGCTCCACACTTGAACATGCAAAGCAGATATAGGGGGAAAAAACAGTGAACCCTGAGAATAGAGTCATCAGACTGACAGACAGGAATCATTAGTTTACTTCTTGGAGCATTTCAGAACAGCTtggttttctttcctttaaaGGAAATGCATTGAGTCAAAACCACAGGAATCTGCCTGCACTTACCGGCTCCAAGCAGAGAACAACAGAAATCTCCCTCATCACTCTGCCAGGTTAATGCTACCCAGACCAGATAAAACAAACCAAGTTATGAGAGAGCCTAGTCTATGCCTGACTGCAGCAGTAACGATGCTAACTGTGTTACTAGGATCCAGTGGGATTAGGAAGAGCCTTGGAGGCAGGATTGAAGTTCTTAATTTCAAAAAGTGTCTTCCAAATAGTAACAGAGACCTTTGATTTCTGACCTGGGATGGTTTGTAGCCAATGCTTTTATAGTCTGTATATTTTCCTGTACTGCAACTTCGCTTTTTATTGTCCTCACAATTTCTCTGCATTTCTCCTTAGCCATGGGTGGAAAAGGAGGCAGACgctgaatagaagaaaaacatccGTCCAAACCTGCAAGCAGTCCATCCTTCACCATCAGCTTTGACAATTTCTCCCCTTCTATGATCTCTCTGTTATGAAAGTCAAAGCCTTCCACGTGCACAAATAAAGTTTCTGTTAAAATGATGGATTCTTGCATTAAATTAACGGGGACAGAGATGAGGTGCAGTTCTTTCCTTGATTAAATATTCTCTGAAGTACAGACAAACACAAGCCAATGGAAGTTAGGGTACTTGGACTGTGCAGCTGCCTTAGGAAAATCCTGGGTTTAGAAACACTAGGCTCTTCAATTGCAAGTAGCTTGCTATGTTTATTTTACAAAAAGTAATTACAGTGTAAAAGCCATCCTGTTGTGAGAGAGAAACATAGAAATACTCAGTAAGGGGCAGTTCCTTCTAGATGTACTTCTAATAGGCTATCAAATTAAATTCTATTTAACAAAAGAGACacataagcaaacaaaaacaggTCTCAGGACTGATTTTTGTATACCTCTAGAGTTTTTAAGATCCTTTTCACAATAATTTCTAGTCTCAGTTTGCTTACAGCAAGGCATCAGCGTTGTCCCAATCAGACTGAAACTGCCCCTGCAAATTTATGATAGGTGTGAACAGGTAAGGAAGAGAGCCCATTTTCTGATGCTGGTCTCACTGTTGGGACTTTTTGCTGTTCCTCACACCCGACTCATTTCCTTCATGTATGCTTCTACAATGGCGTGTCACCAAATACATGTAACGTTCTGCAAATTCCCATGTACAAATGACCCCACACTTTCATCTTCCTTCTGTCTTTCTGGCTCCTCATCCTCCCTACCTTATCACCTCCCTCCCTCTGTATTTCAAACAAAACCACACAGCACAGCTTCTTCTTCCCTTCTTCTCCGCTCCAAGATGGAGGGAGAGAATGTCACAACTTCAGGTCAAAAGTTCAGAGGTGCTGGATTTGGGGACCTGCAGTCAGTGATCTTGTCCAATGACTCCTGTCACTCTGCTTGAGCATTCCCATCTCAGCTGCATTTCTCCACAGCTGGGAAATGTGTTTGCTCCCATGGACCTTATGCTGTCAGATATGGTGACAGCTTCTCCCTGCTGCCTGGAGGGAGTCCATATCCAATGCACATGAGAAGTCAGCGTTTGCCTCCGCCAATGTTGAAGCAAAGTTGAATTATATGTCAAGTGGTGAAATGCTAGCATGGAGGAGAGACTAATGAAGAGGGGAAGAAATGTATCTTCACTTGCTGGGCTGCCCAAAGCATTAACAAGCAACTGAAAAACAAGGGCTTCTTTCACAGGCTAGACCTGATGTCCTAACCAGGAGCTATCT
The sequence above is drawn from the Melospiza melodia melodia isolate bMelMel2 chromosome 1, bMelMel2.pri, whole genome shotgun sequence genome and encodes:
- the LOC134422566 gene encoding interferon alpha-inducible protein 27-like protein 2B, which translates into the protein MSDQNVRNAGFTSSGITGGSLASSLMSHEARASGGGVPSGGPTSTLQQMGARGTTHSSGYTSSGISGGSRASDTMSKEATAHGGGVPRGGTTSTVQSISMGGKGGRR